Proteins encoded together in one Mycobacterium noviomagense window:
- the fbaA gene encoding class II fructose-bisphosphate aldolase, giving the protein MPIATPEVYAEMLERAKQNSYAFPAINCTSSETINAALKGFADAGSDGIIQFSTGGAEFGSGLGVKNMVTGATALAEFAHIVAAKYPINVALHTDHCPKDKLDGYVRPLLVISQERVSQGKNPLFQSHMWDGSAVPIGENLAIAQGLLKEAASAKIILEIEIGVVGGEEDGVANEINEKLYTTPDDFEKTIDALGHGEHGKYLLAATFGNVHGVYKPGNVKLRPDILAQGQKVAAAKLGLPEDAKPFDFVFHGGSGSEKSEIEEALRYGVVKMNVDTDTQYAFTRPIADHMFTNYDGVLKIDGEVGRKKDYDPRSYLKKAEASMTERVIEACNDLHCAGKSLSV; this is encoded by the coding sequence ATGCCCATCGCAACGCCCGAGGTCTACGCCGAGATGTTGGAGCGCGCCAAGCAGAACTCCTACGCCTTCCCGGCCATCAACTGCACGTCGTCGGAGACCATCAACGCCGCACTGAAGGGTTTCGCCGACGCCGGCAGCGACGGCATCATCCAGTTCTCCACCGGCGGCGCGGAGTTCGGCTCCGGGCTCGGGGTGAAGAACATGGTGACCGGCGCGACGGCGCTCGCCGAGTTCGCCCACATCGTCGCGGCCAAGTACCCGATCAACGTCGCGCTGCACACCGACCACTGTCCGAAGGACAAGCTGGACGGCTACGTGCGGCCGCTGCTGGTCATCTCGCAGGAGCGGGTCTCCCAGGGCAAGAACCCGTTGTTCCAGTCCCACATGTGGGATGGCTCGGCGGTACCGATCGGCGAAAACTTGGCGATCGCCCAGGGACTGCTCAAGGAGGCGGCGTCCGCCAAGATCATCCTGGAAATCGAGATCGGCGTCGTCGGTGGCGAAGAGGACGGCGTCGCCAACGAGATCAACGAGAAGCTCTACACCACCCCGGACGACTTCGAGAAAACCATCGACGCGCTGGGGCACGGCGAGCACGGCAAATACCTTCTGGCCGCCACGTTCGGCAACGTCCACGGCGTCTACAAGCCCGGCAACGTCAAGTTGCGTCCCGACATCCTCGCCCAGGGCCAAAAGGTCGCCGCGGCCAAGCTCGGCTTACCCGAGGACGCCAAGCCGTTCGACTTCGTCTTCCACGGTGGTTCCGGCTCGGAGAAGTCGGAGATCGAAGAGGCGCTGCGCTACGGCGTGGTGAAGATGAACGTCGACACCGACACCCAGTACGCGTTCACCCGGCCGATCGCCGACCACATGTTCACCAACTACGACGGTGTGCTGAAGATCGACGGCGAAGTGGGCCGCAAGAAGGACTACGACCCGCGCAGCTACCTGAAGAAGGCCGAAGCCTCGATGACCGAGCGGGTCATCGAGGCCTGCAACGACCTGCACTGCGCCGGGAAGTCGCTAAGCGTTTAG
- a CDS encoding DedA family protein, which translates to MTTTLAMPNLLDPMYWLGANGVFGHAVLPGILLIVFVETGLLFPLLPGESLLFTGGLLAASAHPPVSIQVLATCVAIVAVLGDQTGYFIGRRIGPALFKKEDSRFFKQHHVTESHAFFEKYGPMAIIMARFMPFIRTFTPVVAGVSYMRYPVFLGFDIVGGIAWGAGATLLGYFLGNNNFVHHNLEKIILAILFVSMIPAFISAGRLWLNRRRAPKREKLPLPD; encoded by the coding sequence ATGACTACCACCCTGGCCATGCCCAACCTGCTCGACCCGATGTACTGGTTGGGCGCCAACGGCGTGTTCGGCCATGCGGTACTGCCCGGCATTTTGTTGATCGTGTTCGTCGAGACCGGTCTGCTCTTCCCGCTGCTGCCCGGTGAGTCGCTGCTGTTCACCGGCGGCTTGCTGGCCGCCAGCGCCCATCCCCCGGTCAGCATCCAGGTGCTGGCCACCTGCGTGGCCATCGTGGCGGTGCTCGGTGACCAGACCGGCTATTTCATCGGGCGGCGGATCGGCCCGGCACTGTTCAAGAAGGAGGACTCGCGCTTCTTCAAGCAGCACCACGTGACGGAGTCGCATGCGTTCTTCGAGAAATATGGGCCGATGGCCATCATCATGGCCCGGTTCATGCCCTTCATACGGACGTTCACCCCGGTGGTCGCCGGGGTGTCCTACATGCGCTACCCGGTATTCCTCGGATTCGACATCGTCGGCGGCATCGCCTGGGGGGCGGGCGCGACGCTGCTGGGCTACTTCCTGGGCAACAACAACTTCGTCCACCACAACCTGGAAAAGATCATCCTGGCGATCTTGTTCGTATCAATGATCCCCGCATTCATTTCGGCGGGAAGGCTGTGGCTGAACCGTCGCCGCGCCCCGAAGCGCGAGAAGCTGCCGTTGCCGGACTAG